From the genome of Gracilibacillus salitolerans, one region includes:
- a CDS encoding DUF4349 domain-containing protein — MKKIVYVLMLIVFLSACSNNAEDNSYESADEDVATSEESSGQAGMSTNNSQLENKVEMDEAEEVAVSEDNEESLENVEDRKIIHNAHLHLETETFDETVDFLEKETINYDGYVVNSNDINHGEDAERYGRMTVRIPADNFRDFIAIVENGNLKILEKSVSGEDVTEQYVDLTSRLKSKEVVEERLLAFMEEAEKTEDLLKISDDLAAVQEDIEQLTGKINYLENQSDYATIEMELTERRVDMPSVQDESLSTWEKTKDQFLKSIQVLLSIASGLFVFLIGNAPIIILFLMTGLVVFFVIKKNVKKQKE, encoded by the coding sequence TTGAAAAAAATAGTATATGTATTGATGTTGATTGTTTTCCTATCTGCTTGCTCCAACAACGCTGAGGATAACAGCTACGAATCAGCTGACGAAGATGTAGCCACTAGTGAAGAGTCAAGCGGTCAAGCGGGCATGAGTACTAATAATAGCCAATTAGAAAATAAAGTTGAAATGGATGAAGCAGAGGAAGTAGCGGTAAGTGAAGATAATGAGGAAAGCTTGGAAAATGTAGAGGATAGAAAAATCATCCATAATGCTCATTTACATTTAGAAACAGAAACATTTGATGAAACAGTTGATTTTTTAGAAAAAGAAACAATTAATTATGATGGATATGTTGTCAATTCCAATGATATAAACCACGGAGAAGATGCAGAACGATATGGCAGAATGACCGTCCGGATCCCGGCTGACAATTTTCGAGATTTTATCGCAATAGTTGAAAACGGTAATTTAAAAATTCTGGAAAAATCAGTTAGTGGAGAAGATGTCACGGAGCAATATGTTGACTTAACTTCCAGATTGAAATCGAAAGAAGTGGTCGAGGAACGATTACTTGCTTTTATGGAAGAAGCGGAGAAAACAGAGGATCTATTAAAGATATCCGACGACTTAGCAGCTGTACAAGAAGACATTGAACAATTAACGGGGAAAATAAATTATTTAGAAAACCAGTCTGACTATGCAACCATTGAGATGGAACTGACAGAACGTAGAGTTGATATGCCTTCCGTTCAAGATGAATCATTAAGTACGTGGGAAAAAACAAAAGATCAATTCCTGAAAAGCATACAGGTACTCCTGTCGATTGCATCTGGGCTTTTTGTATTTCTTATCGGCAATGCGCCTATTATTATTCTATTCCTGATGACCGGCCTCGTTGTATTTTTTGTTATTAAAAAGAACGTCAAAAAACAGAAAGAATAG
- a CDS encoding argininosuccinate synthase, protein MGKEKIVLAYSGGLDTSVAIKWLQDKYNYDVIAVGLDVGEGKDLEFVKKKAIDVGAIKSYSVDAKQLFAEDFVLPALQANVMYEDKYPLVSALSRPLIAKVLVDIAEKEGAVAVAHGCTGKGNDQVRFDVAFTSLNPDLKIVAPVREWRMTRDEEIKYAEENGIPIPIDLDSPYSVDQNLWGRANECGILEDPWAVAPEDAFELTVNPVDAPDEPEIIEIEFKQGKPVAINGQEYPLHELILKLNDIAGKHGIGRIDHVENRLVGIKSREIYEAPAAITLIKAHHEIESITLPREVTKFKPVVEQQLEQAIYDGLWFTQLTDALKAFITETQKYVNGVAKVQLYKGQAFVVGRKSENSLYDLDLATYNKGDQFDHDAALGFIKLWGLPTKVHSTVNDVHADKAKIMEKTKIDIKESVKL, encoded by the coding sequence ATGGGTAAAGAAAAAATTGTTTTAGCTTATTCTGGGGGACTTGATACCTCTGTTGCAATTAAATGGTTACAAGATAAATACAATTATGATGTTATTGCGGTTGGTTTGGATGTCGGTGAAGGAAAAGATTTAGAATTTGTGAAAAAGAAAGCTATTGATGTAGGTGCAATTAAATCCTACTCTGTTGATGCTAAACAGCTTTTTGCGGAAGATTTTGTTTTACCTGCATTACAGGCGAACGTTATGTATGAAGACAAATATCCATTAGTGTCAGCATTATCTCGTCCGTTAATTGCAAAAGTACTTGTAGATATAGCGGAAAAAGAAGGAGCAGTGGCGGTTGCACACGGTTGTACGGGTAAAGGTAATGACCAAGTGCGTTTCGATGTTGCCTTTACATCTTTGAATCCAGACCTTAAAATTGTTGCTCCGGTTCGTGAGTGGAGAATGACCAGAGATGAAGAAATTAAATATGCAGAAGAAAATGGTATTCCAATTCCAATTGATTTAGACAGTCCGTATAGTGTTGACCAAAACCTTTGGGGACGTGCAAATGAATGTGGTATTTTAGAGGACCCGTGGGCAGTGGCTCCTGAAGATGCATTTGAATTAACAGTTAACCCAGTAGATGCTCCTGATGAGCCAGAAATTATTGAAATTGAGTTCAAGCAAGGAAAGCCTGTTGCGATTAATGGTCAGGAATACCCATTACATGAATTAATTCTAAAACTGAATGATATTGCAGGTAAGCACGGTATTGGAAGAATCGATCACGTAGAGAACCGTCTTGTTGGTATTAAATCACGTGAAATTTATGAAGCACCAGCAGCTATTACCCTTATTAAGGCACATCATGAAATTGAGTCTATTACACTTCCGAGAGAAGTTACCAAATTCAAGCCAGTAGTAGAACAACAATTAGAACAGGCAATTTATGATGGGCTTTGGTTTACACAATTAACAGATGCACTCAAAGCTTTTATTACGGAAACACAAAAATATGTAAATGGCGTTGCAAAAGTTCAATTGTATAAAGGTCAAGCATTTGTAGTAGGACGTAAATCAGAAAATTCATTATATGATCTTGATCTTGCTACTTATAACAAAGGTGATCAATTTGATCATGACGCAGCTCTTGGCTTTATTAAATTGTGGGGATTACCGACAAAAGTACATTCAACAGTAAATGATGTACATGCGGATAAAGCGAAAATAATGGAAAAAACAAAAATTGATATAAAGGAATCAGTGAAATTATGA
- the argH gene encoding argininosuccinate lyase encodes MKLWGGRFTKPTNELVDEYTASISFDKKLAQYDIQGSLAHVEMLAECEIIPVEDAEAIKKGLKIVAGKIEAGEAELTEANEDIHMNVEKLLIDEVGAVGGKLHTGRSRNDQVALDMRLYLRDSLVTLVELLTNLQEALLTQAKANLDTILPGYTHLQRAQPVLFAHHMMAYVSMFERDAERLCDSFKRVNRSPLGAGALAGTTFPIDRQYVAEKLNFDGVVENSLDAVSDRDFVVEFLSNASLTIMHLSRLSEELVQWSSAEFNFVELDDAFCTGSSMMPQKKNPDVAELVRGKTGRVYGNLMGMLTTLKGLPIAYNKDMQEDKEGMFDTMETLKGALALFAPMIETMEVKKDNMYAAVAEDFSNATDLADYLVNKDLPFREAHAVVGQVVLHCIQENKYLLDLSLADFQSFSELIDEDIYDVLSPKAVVNARDVVGGTAKNRVEDQILQAESRLTESKTWIETHEEKVNVLKK; translated from the coding sequence ATGAAATTATGGGGCGGACGATTTACAAAACCAACAAATGAATTAGTCGATGAATATACAGCATCGATCAGTTTTGATAAAAAATTAGCACAATACGATATTCAAGGCAGTCTAGCACATGTGGAAATGCTTGCGGAATGCGAGATCATCCCAGTAGAAGATGCTGAAGCAATTAAAAAAGGCTTGAAGATTGTAGCTGGAAAAATTGAAGCTGGAGAAGCAGAATTAACAGAAGCAAACGAAGATATTCATATGAATGTCGAGAAATTGCTTATTGATGAAGTCGGTGCTGTTGGTGGTAAATTACACACTGGAAGAAGTAGAAATGATCAGGTGGCGCTGGATATGCGTTTGTATTTACGCGATTCGCTTGTAACATTAGTCGAATTGCTAACGAATTTACAAGAGGCGCTTCTGACACAGGCAAAAGCGAATTTAGACACCATTTTGCCAGGATATACTCATTTGCAACGAGCACAACCAGTGTTGTTCGCCCATCATATGATGGCTTATGTATCCATGTTTGAACGTGATGCGGAAAGGTTATGTGACAGCTTCAAAAGGGTAAACCGCTCACCGCTTGGTGCGGGAGCGTTAGCGGGTACAACTTTTCCAATAGATCGACAGTATGTTGCAGAGAAACTGAACTTTGATGGTGTGGTGGAAAACAGCTTAGACGCTGTCAGTGATCGTGACTTTGTCGTCGAATTTTTATCTAATGCATCTTTAACGATTATGCACTTATCCCGTTTGAGTGAAGAATTAGTGCAATGGTCCAGTGCCGAGTTCAATTTTGTCGAATTAGATGATGCCTTCTGTACGGGTAGTAGTATGATGCCTCAGAAGAAAAATCCTGACGTGGCCGAATTAGTAAGAGGAAAAACAGGGCGTGTCTATGGAAATTTAATGGGGATGCTGACAACGTTGAAGGGTTTACCAATTGCATATAACAAAGATATGCAAGAGGATAAAGAAGGTATGTTTGATACAATGGAGACATTAAAAGGAGCACTTGCTCTTTTTGCACCGATGATCGAGACAATGGAAGTGAAGAAAGATAATATGTATGCAGCAGTCGCAGAGGATTTCTCTAATGCCACAGATTTAGCAGATTATTTAGTTAATAAAGATTTGCCATTCCGTGAAGCACATGCGGTTGTTGGGCAAGTTGTATTGCATTGTATACAGGAAAATAAATATTTACTGGATTTGAGCTTAGCGGATTTCCAAAGCTTTTCTGAGTTGATAGATGAAGATATTTACGATGTACTATCACCAAAAGCGGTTGTGAACGCTCGTGATGTTGTCGGAGGAACAGCAAAGAACCGTGTTGAAGATCAAATCCTACAGGCAGAAAGTCGTCTAACAGAAAGTAAAACATGGATCGAAACCCATGAGGAAAAAGTAAATGTTCTTAAAAAATAA
- a CDS encoding carbamoyl phosphate synthase small subunit, with protein sequence MSETTGYLVLNTGDVLEGRWLGKPKQAEGELVFNTAMTGYQEVMTDPSYAGQIVTMTYPLIGNYGWNEIDYESIKPSLKGFIVSTPSHNPEHYESTNTLMDMLEEHDIPALSHIDTRALTRIIREHGEVYGNITEDPNEKPVDTSVNPNIVSTVSVKEKTSYKTNTLANHPAPHVVVMDFGYKHSIAKSLVELGCDVTVVPYNTTFIEVQSLDPDGVLLSNGPGDPKALAHLSENIKQISESFPTMGICLGHQLIALSHGATTKRLPYGHRGSNHPVKDLQTGKVMITSQNHGYVVDYDSVSMNNWYVSHVNVNDKSVEGLKHKTKPLMTVQFHPEAHPGPIDTHHLFVDFIQQFITKGEKQHA encoded by the coding sequence ATGTCAGAAACAACAGGTTATCTTGTTTTAAATACGGGTGATGTATTAGAAGGTAGATGGCTAGGGAAACCGAAGCAAGCAGAAGGGGAACTCGTATTTAATACAGCGATGACGGGCTACCAAGAAGTGATGACAGACCCATCATATGCAGGGCAAATCGTTACCATGACCTATCCGTTAATTGGAAACTACGGCTGGAATGAGATTGATTATGAAAGCATCAAACCATCTCTAAAAGGGTTCATCGTCTCGACACCGAGTCATAACCCAGAACACTATGAATCTACAAATACACTAATGGATATGTTAGAGGAGCACGATATTCCAGCATTATCCCATATCGATACAAGAGCGCTGACACGTATTATTCGTGAGCATGGAGAGGTATACGGAAATATCACAGAGGATCCAAATGAAAAACCTGTAGATACTTCCGTTAATCCGAATATTGTTTCAACGGTATCCGTTAAAGAAAAAACATCCTACAAAACAAATACGCTAGCAAATCATCCAGCACCACATGTGGTTGTAATGGATTTTGGCTATAAGCATTCCATCGCAAAATCACTAGTAGAATTGGGTTGTGATGTGACTGTTGTTCCATATAATACTACTTTTATCGAAGTTCAATCATTGGATCCAGATGGTGTATTATTATCCAATGGCCCCGGTGATCCTAAAGCATTGGCGCATCTATCGGAAAACATTAAACAAATCTCAGAAAGCTTTCCGACGATGGGGATTTGTTTAGGGCACCAGTTAATCGCACTCTCGCATGGTGCAACAACCAAACGACTACCATACGGTCACAGAGGCAGTAACCACCCGGTTAAAGACTTACAAACCGGTAAAGTTATGATTACATCACAAAACCATGGCTATGTAGTCGACTATGACTCTGTTAGTATGAATAATTGGTACGTTTCGCACGTTAATGTCAATGATAAATCAGTGGAAGGTTTAAAACATAAAACGAAACCTTTAATGACGGTACAATTTCACCCTGAGGCGCATCCTGGCCCAATCGATACCCATCATTTATTCGTAGATTTTATCCAGCAGTTTATTACTAAGGGAGAGAAACAGCATGCCTAG